In one window of Dethiosulfovibrio salsuginis DNA:
- a CDS encoding ArsR/SmtB family transcription factor yields MDRTREFLDDLSSMFKALGDPTRLGIVLGLMEGERCVSDLASSMDISESSTSHHLRGLRQLRVVKRRREGKRLFYSLDDHHVYLILTIGLEHQAHKDREEC; encoded by the coding sequence TTGGACAGGACAAGAGAGTTTCTCGACGATCTTAGCTCTATGTTCAAGGCCCTAGGAGACCCTACGAGGCTGGGGATTGTCCTAGGTCTGATGGAAGGAGAAAGGTGCGTATCGGACCTGGCTTCGTCGATGGACATAAGCGAATCATCGACGTCCCATCACCTAAGAGGTCTGAGGCAACTACGGGTAGTAAAGCGAAGGAGAGAGGGTAAAAGGCTGTTTTATTCCCTCGACGATCATCACGTGTATCTCATATTGACCATCGGTCTTGAGCATCAGGCCCATAAGGATAGGGAGGAGTGCTAA